From a region of the Podarcis muralis chromosome 16, rPodMur119.hap1.1, whole genome shotgun sequence genome:
- the UFD1 gene encoding ubiquitin recognition factor in ER-associated degradation protein 1 isoform X1, with protein sequence MFSFNMFDHPIPRVFQNRFSTQYRCFSVSMLAGPNDRSDVEKGGKIIMPPSALDQLSRLNITYPMLFKLTNKNSDRMTHCGVLEFVADEGICYLPHWMMQNLLLEEGGLVQVESVNLQVATYSKFQPQSPDFLDITNPKAVLENALRNFACLTTGDVIAINYNEKIYELRVMETKPDKAVSIIECDMNVDFDAPLGYKEPERQTQHEESTDVEADHSGYVGDLGFRAFSGSGNRLDGKKKGVEPNPSPIKPEDIRRGIPNYDFKIGKITFIRNSRPLVKKVEEDDSGSRFIAFSGEGQSLRKKGRKP encoded by the exons ATG TTTTCTTTCAATATGTTCGATCACCCAATCCCCAGAGTGTTCCAGAACCGCTTCTCGACTCAGTACCGCTGTTTCTCGGTGTCCATGCTTGCTGGACCTAATGACAGGTCAGATGTGGAGAAAGGCGGGAAGA TAATTATGCCACCCTCTGCTTTGGATCAACTCA GCCGGCTTAATATCACCTATCCTATGTTGTTTAAACTGACAAATAAAAATTCCGACCGGATGACGCACTGTGGCGTGCTTGAGTTTGTGGCCGACGAAGGCATTTGTTACCTTCCACACTGG ATGATGCAGAACTTGCTCTTGGAGGAAGGGGGCCTGGTGCAGGTAGAGAGCGTCAACTTGCAGGTGGCGACGTACTCCAAATTTCAGCCGCAGAGCcctgatttccttgacatcaccAACCCCAAAGCAGT ATTGGAAAACGCTCTCAGAAATTTCGCTTGCCTGACCACCGGAGATGTTATAGCCATCAACTACAATGAAAAG ATCTACGAGCTTCGAGTGATGGAGACGAAACCCGACAAAGCTGTGTCCATCATAGAGTGTGACATGAAT gtggATTTTGATGCACCCTTGGGTTACAAAGAACCAGAAAGACAGACACAGCACGAGGAGTCCACA GAtgtggaggcagaccatagcGGCTACGTGGGTGACCTGGGATTCCGT GCCTTTTCAGGATCTGGGAACAGGCTGGACGGGAAAAAGAAAGGCGTCGAGCCAAATCCTTCTCCAATTAAACCAGAAGACATTAGGAG AGGGATTCCCAACTATGACTTCAAAATTGGCAAGATCACATTCATCAGAAATTCTCGGCCGCTGGTCAAGAAAGTAGAAGAA
- the UFD1 gene encoding ubiquitin recognition factor in ER-associated degradation protein 1 isoform X2 → MFDHPIPRVFQNRFSTQYRCFSVSMLAGPNDRSDVEKGGKIIMPPSALDQLSRLNITYPMLFKLTNKNSDRMTHCGVLEFVADEGICYLPHWMMQNLLLEEGGLVQVESVNLQVATYSKFQPQSPDFLDITNPKAVLENALRNFACLTTGDVIAINYNEKIYELRVMETKPDKAVSIIECDMNVDFDAPLGYKEPERQTQHEESTDVEADHSGYVGDLGFRAFSGSGNRLDGKKKGVEPNPSPIKPEDIRRGIPNYDFKIGKITFIRNSRPLVKKVEEDDSGSRFIAFSGEGQSLRKKGRKP, encoded by the exons ATGTTCGATCACCCAATCCCCAGAGTGTTCCAGAACCGCTTCTCGACTCAGTACCGCTGTTTCTCGGTGTCCATGCTTGCTGGACCTAATGACAGGTCAGATGTGGAGAAAGGCGGGAAGA TAATTATGCCACCCTCTGCTTTGGATCAACTCA GCCGGCTTAATATCACCTATCCTATGTTGTTTAAACTGACAAATAAAAATTCCGACCGGATGACGCACTGTGGCGTGCTTGAGTTTGTGGCCGACGAAGGCATTTGTTACCTTCCACACTGG ATGATGCAGAACTTGCTCTTGGAGGAAGGGGGCCTGGTGCAGGTAGAGAGCGTCAACTTGCAGGTGGCGACGTACTCCAAATTTCAGCCGCAGAGCcctgatttccttgacatcaccAACCCCAAAGCAGT ATTGGAAAACGCTCTCAGAAATTTCGCTTGCCTGACCACCGGAGATGTTATAGCCATCAACTACAATGAAAAG ATCTACGAGCTTCGAGTGATGGAGACGAAACCCGACAAAGCTGTGTCCATCATAGAGTGTGACATGAAT gtggATTTTGATGCACCCTTGGGTTACAAAGAACCAGAAAGACAGACACAGCACGAGGAGTCCACA GAtgtggaggcagaccatagcGGCTACGTGGGTGACCTGGGATTCCGT GCCTTTTCAGGATCTGGGAACAGGCTGGACGGGAAAAAGAAAGGCGTCGAGCCAAATCCTTCTCCAATTAAACCAGAAGACATTAGGAG AGGGATTCCCAACTATGACTTCAAAATTGGCAAGATCACATTCATCAGAAATTCTCGGCCGCTGGTCAAGAAAGTAGAAGAA